The Cellulomonas sp. S1-8 genome has a window encoding:
- a CDS encoding DUF418 domain-containing protein: protein MTTQNTPPRPTPPHARPVQQIPHPSVRVDPVPTAQRAVAPDVARGLALLGIAIANSVIHLAGGAVGLGLRPVDSSAVDRAVDLVVSLFVDRRTMPMFALLYGYGIGVVVRRRAAAWVPWPACRADLLRRAAVLVAFGAAHVLLLFEGDILGAYGLAGLLAVAFVRASDRTLLVTAALVLPVTGLIGGAMGGGIVLKEMFGGAEFVLPAEESPLLAVATRAMSGLVGAPLGAVVAVPLVLLGLWAARREILERPADHVRLLRRTTLVGLAVSVLGAVPFATAVARLRDPSALDAFGSAMLHEMTGVVGGVAFAALVGWVVAARGTTLTTLGPVGRALRAVGTRSLTCYLLQSVLFVLPLAAWAGGLGTHLGSAQVVAWAVGVWLVTVAVAVSLEAAGRRGPAEWLYRRLVYGHPTTV from the coding sequence ATGACCACGCAGAACACGCCGCCACGGCCTACGCCGCCGCACGCCCGGCCGGTGCAGCAGATCCCCCACCCGTCCGTGCGCGTCGACCCGGTCCCGACGGCCCAGCGCGCCGTCGCGCCCGACGTCGCGCGTGGCCTGGCGCTGCTCGGCATCGCGATCGCCAACTCCGTGATCCACCTCGCCGGTGGTGCGGTCGGCCTGGGACTGCGGCCCGTCGACTCGTCGGCGGTCGACCGTGCCGTCGACCTCGTCGTCTCCCTGTTCGTCGACCGCCGCACGATGCCGATGTTCGCGCTGCTCTACGGGTACGGCATCGGGGTCGTCGTCCGCCGTCGCGCCGCCGCGTGGGTGCCGTGGCCGGCGTGCCGCGCCGACCTGCTGCGGCGCGCGGCCGTGCTGGTCGCGTTCGGTGCCGCGCACGTGCTCCTGCTGTTCGAGGGCGACATCCTGGGCGCCTACGGGCTGGCCGGCCTGCTGGCGGTGGCGTTCGTGCGCGCGTCGGACCGCACCCTGCTGGTCACCGCGGCGCTGGTGCTGCCCGTCACCGGGCTCATCGGCGGCGCGATGGGCGGCGGGATCGTGCTGAAGGAGATGTTCGGGGGCGCGGAGTTCGTGCTCCCCGCCGAGGAGTCGCCGCTGCTGGCCGTGGCCACCCGCGCGATGAGCGGCCTGGTCGGTGCGCCCCTCGGGGCGGTCGTCGCCGTGCCGCTCGTGCTCCTGGGCCTGTGGGCCGCCCGTCGCGAGATCCTCGAGCGCCCCGCGGACCACGTCCGGCTGCTCCGCCGCACGACCCTGGTGGGCCTGGCCGTCAGCGTGCTGGGCGCGGTGCCCTTCGCCACCGCCGTCGCGCGGCTGCGGGACCCGTCGGCGCTCGACGCGTTCGGGTCGGCGATGCTCCACGAGATGACCGGGGTCGTGGGCGGCGTCGCGTTCGCCGCACTGGTCGGCTGGGTCGTCGCCGCACGGGGCACGACGCTCACGACCCTGGGCCCGGTGGGCCGGGCGCTGCGAGCCGTCGGCACCCGGTCCCTGACGTGCTACCTGCTGCAGTCCGTGCTCTTCGTGCTCCCGCTGGCCGCGTGGGCCGGTGGCCTCGGGACGCACCTGGGCTCGGCACAGGTCGTGGCCTGGGCCGTCGGCGTGTGGCTGGTCACGGTGGCGGTCGCGGTGTCGCTGGAGGCGGCGGGACGTCGCGGTCCGGCGGAGTGGCTGTACCGGCGCCTGGTGTACGGGCACCCGACGACGGTCTGA
- a CDS encoding HhH-GPD-type base excision DNA repair protein, with amino-acid sequence MTDRLWMTGDDAADRLLDDDPFALLVGMLLDQQVPMETAFAGPAKIADRMGGWDAQRIADADPEEFAALCATPPAVHRYPGSMAGRIQAVARAVVDEHDGDVTRIWTDGDPDGATVLRRLKALPGFGDQKARIFLALLGKQRGVEPAGWREAAGAYGDDEFRSIADVRDAESLGKVRATKKAAKAAAKAR; translated from the coding sequence ATGACCGACAGGCTGTGGATGACGGGCGACGACGCCGCGGACCGACTGCTCGACGACGACCCGTTCGCGCTGCTCGTCGGCATGCTGCTCGACCAGCAGGTACCCATGGAGACCGCGTTCGCGGGTCCCGCGAAGATCGCCGACCGCATGGGCGGCTGGGACGCGCAGCGCATCGCGGACGCCGACCCCGAGGAGTTCGCGGCGCTGTGCGCGACGCCGCCGGCGGTGCACCGCTACCCCGGGTCGATGGCCGGACGCATCCAGGCCGTCGCGCGCGCGGTCGTCGACGAGCACGACGGCGACGTGACCCGCATCTGGACCGACGGTGACCCTGACGGCGCGACGGTGCTGCGCCGGCTCAAGGCGCTCCCCGGCTTCGGTGACCAGAAGGCCCGGATCTTCCTCGCCCTGCTCGGCAAGCAGCGCGGCGTCGAGCCGGCGGGGTGGCGGGAGGCGGCGGGGGCCTACGGCGACGACGAGTTCCGGTCCATCGCCGACGTCCGCGACGCCGAGTCGCTCGGCAAGGTGCGCGCGACCAAGAAGGCGGCCAAGGCCGCGGCGAAGGCGCGCTGA
- a CDS encoding class I SAM-dependent methyltransferase, whose amino-acid sequence MTLWHAGDATADRAAWDRAAASYAAVVGSTDDSFWRRFEPFLARWLPAGSPSVLDLGCGHGWLAALCAARGAQVVGVDGSEELVARARADHPTLRFEVGDLTGGLPREVAGPFDVVVSHMVLMDLPVLDRLLADVAASLTDDGVLVASVLHPAFFRQQPVYDDERHRRVTGYLEHEQWWIDSFGGHRHYHRPLAWYVQRLRDAGLAVVDLDEPPSLPHHRAPEHDWTDDERWFASIPTMLSFAARRLGEGPPRRTAPVAGRASG is encoded by the coding sequence ATGACGCTGTGGCACGCGGGCGACGCCACCGCCGACCGGGCGGCCTGGGACCGAGCGGCGGCGAGCTACGCCGCGGTGGTGGGCAGCACCGACGACTCGTTCTGGCGCCGGTTCGAGCCGTTCCTCGCCCGGTGGCTGCCGGCGGGCAGCCCCAGCGTGCTGGACCTCGGCTGCGGGCACGGGTGGCTCGCCGCGCTGTGCGCCGCGCGCGGCGCGCAGGTCGTCGGCGTGGACGGCAGCGAGGAGCTCGTCGCCCGGGCACGGGCCGACCACCCCACCCTGCGCTTCGAGGTGGGCGACCTCACCGGTGGTCTCCCGCGCGAGGTGGCCGGGCCCTTCGACGTGGTCGTGAGCCACATGGTGCTGATGGACCTCCCGGTCCTCGACCGCCTGCTGGCCGACGTCGCGGCGAGCCTGACCGACGACGGGGTGCTCGTCGCGAGCGTCCTGCACCCGGCGTTCTTCCGCCAGCAGCCGGTGTACGACGACGAGCGGCACCGCCGCGTGACCGGGTACCTCGAGCACGAGCAGTGGTGGATCGACTCGTTCGGCGGGCACCGCCACTACCACCGACCCCTCGCCTGGTACGTCCAGCGCCTGCGCGACGCCGGGCTGGCCGTCGTCGACCTGGACGAGCCGCCGTCGCTCCCCCACCACCGCGCTCCGGAGCACGACTGGACCGACGACGAGCGCTGGTTCGCCTCCATCCCCACGATGCTCTCGTTCGCCGCACGCCGGCTGGGCGAGGGCCCACCACGAAGGACTGCCCCCGTGGCGGGCCGTGCGTCAGGATGA